The following are from one region of the Gammaproteobacteria bacterium genome:
- a CDS encoding cobalamin biosynthesis protein translates to MKIVLGMGCDRGTSLQTLETAIDQALAIVGESRRAVTALATIDKKNDEAALLALSAQYGWPMHFYSAMQLAQVEVPNPSEVVRRHMGTPAVAEAAAMLTANCGIEHLILEKHKYHGDDGKNATVSIVRLDNEQG, encoded by the coding sequence ATGAAGATTGTTCTCGGCATGGGGTGTGATCGTGGCACCTCGCTCCAGACACTGGAGACCGCCATTGATCAGGCGCTGGCCATCGTCGGCGAGTCACGCCGTGCAGTAACAGCGTTAGCGACCATCGACAAAAAAAATGATGAAGCTGCGCTGCTGGCGCTCTCTGCACAATATGGCTGGCCCATGCACTTCTACTCTGCCATGCAACTGGCGCAGGTCGAGGTGCCAAACCCATCGGAAGTGGTGCGCAGACATATGGGCACCCCCGCAGTTGCCGAAGCGGCTGCAATGCTAACGGCCAACTGTGGCATCGAACATCTGATTCTGGAAAAACATAAATACCATGGTGATGACGGCAAAAACGCCACGGTATCCATCGTGAGGTTAGACAATGAGCAAGGGTAA
- a CDS encoding cobalamin biosynthesis protein CbiG has product MTTQQPKIALVAITKHGAAQVAGIAAQMPEADVIVSEKFTETMCNLPNNVNSYSGALSAQIAPLFGRYDQIVFFVSLGAVVRLIAPHLKSKDEDPGVLVVDDAAQFVIPVLSGHVGGANAYAEQMAALIGATAVVTTASDVGKTIPVDILGRELGWKVEAPKINITRVSAHVVNEEPIAMVQESGARNWWTRPTPLPKNIHLFDNFDAVDLDRYKAVLWITERDIPETLWQQMEERLVVYRPPQGQA; this is encoded by the coding sequence ATGACGACTCAACAACCCAAAATCGCTCTGGTCGCCATCACCAAACACGGTGCGGCGCAGGTCGCCGGTATCGCAGCGCAGATGCCAGAGGCCGATGTCATTGTCTCTGAAAAATTTACCGAGACTATGTGCAATCTACCCAACAACGTAAATAGCTATAGCGGCGCACTGAGTGCGCAGATCGCCCCGCTCTTTGGCCGTTACGATCAGATTGTCTTTTTTGTCTCACTCGGTGCAGTGGTGCGCCTAATCGCCCCGCATCTCAAATCGAAGGATGAAGATCCCGGTGTGCTGGTAGTGGACGACGCGGCACAGTTTGTCATCCCGGTATTGTCCGGCCACGTCGGCGGCGCCAACGCCTATGCCGAACAGATGGCTGCGCTGATCGGCGCCACAGCGGTAGTCACAACCGCCTCCGATGTCGGCAAGACCATCCCTGTCGATATTCTGGGGCGTGAATTGGGCTGGAAGGTGGAAGCGCCAAAGATCAACATCACCCGTGTTTCGGCCCATGTAGTGAATGAGGAGCCCATCGCCATGGTGCAGGAGAGCGGCGCCAGAAATTGGTGGACACGCCCAACGCCGCTGCCAAAAAACATTCACCTCTTCGATAACTTTGACGCCGTTGATCTGGACAGATACAAGGCGGTGCTCTGGATCACCGAACGTGACATCCCTGAAACGCTCTGGCAACAGATGGAGGAGCGGCTGGTAGTCTATCGGCCGCCACAGGGTCAGGCCTGA
- the cobI gene encoding precorrin-2 C(20)-methyltransferase has product MVNKGTLYGLSLGPGDPGLITRRAWDLLHSDALWSYPVRKKGGESYALAIAQRAELTIPESATPLHFPMTHDAGILAKYWLTAAQTVLDVLEGGRDVAFLVEGDASTYSTFGHLARTVAALDASVRIETIPGVAAYHAAAAHLGMPLADTDDAVAIIPAAYGIDTIETLLSEFDMLVLLKVKPLLDDVIALLERKGLLEHARFIEKVGAPEERTVIDVTTLRNTKVNYLSLMLVRNPNRPRGELIRGCRKKSQSELEFDEVNA; this is encoded by the coding sequence ATGGTTAACAAAGGGACGCTCTATGGCCTCTCGCTCGGCCCCGGTGATCCGGGACTCATCACCCGCCGCGCCTGGGATCTGCTGCACAGCGATGCACTCTGGAGCTATCCCGTGCGCAAAAAAGGGGGCGAGAGCTACGCCCTTGCCATTGCCCAGCGTGCAGAGCTGACCATACCTGAATCAGCCACGCCGCTGCACTTCCCAATGACACACGACGCCGGGATCCTCGCCAAGTATTGGCTTACGGCGGCACAAACAGTATTGGATGTTCTGGAGGGCGGCCGTGATGTCGCATTTTTGGTGGAGGGTGATGCCTCGACCTACTCCACCTTTGGCCATCTGGCGCGTACTGTTGCCGCGCTCGATGCAAGCGTGCGCATCGAAACCATCCCCGGTGTCGCCGCCTATCATGCAGCAGCGGCCCACCTCGGCATGCCGCTGGCCGACACCGATGACGCCGTCGCCATTATCCCCGCCGCCTACGGCATCGACACTATCGAAACACTGTTGAGCGAGTTCGACATGCTGGTTCTGCTCAAGGTCAAACCGCTGCTCGATGATGTGATTGCACTACTGGAGCGCAAAGGGCTGTTGGAACATGCTCGTTTTATTGAAAAGGTCGGCGCGCCAGAAGAGCGCACCGTTATCGATGTGACCACACTGCGCAATACCAAGGTGAACTACCTCTCGCTGATGCTGGTGCGCAATCCCAATCGTCCACGCGGCGAGCTAATAAGGGGCTGCCGCAAAAAATCGCAGTCAGAATTAGAATTTGATGAGGTAAATGCATGA